The window ATAAAATATTTCTGTTTGCTCAGGAGATGAAAACAAAGGAAAAAGTTTCCGAAGAGAGAGTCGAAAAAAGAGTGGAAAATCTGCAGGTAATGTTGTGAACCCATTTCAAAGGTTTTTACTGGCCCTGGGCCTTATCGTCATTCTTATTTTCTCGGGAGTCACAGGGTATATGGTGCTGGAGGGCTGGGAGTTCAGCGACAGCCTTTATATGACCTTTGTCACTATCTCAACCGTCGGATTCGCCGAGGTTCATCCTCTGACCACAGAAGGCCGCTACTTTACCATCGCTCTGATACTGGTGAGTCTGCTGGTCATCGGTTATATCATTACTACACTGATGTCCTTCCTCTTTGAAGGGCAGCTGCTTCATGCTATGAGGGAGAGAAGAATGAAACATTTTTTAATGCAGATGAAAGATCATTTTATTATCTGCGGATTTGGTGAGGTCGGTAAAGAAACGGCGGAAGAGTTGAACCGGCATAAGATCCCCTTTGTCATTGTGGACCTCAGTCTGACAGAGGCTGACAAGAGCCGATACTCCAGCTATGCCATGATTCAAGGGGATGCTTCTGAAGAGGAGATTCTGGATCAGGCAAAAATCATGAAAGCCCGGGGGCTGATCAGCTGCCTTCCTGAAGATCCTCAGAATGTTTTTACCGTACTCACAGCCAGACAGATGAATCCGGATCTTCAAATTGTATCCAGAGCCTCTCTTAAGAGGACAGTCCAGAAATTGATAAAGGCCGGTGCAAACAGGGTCATCACACCCAAAGCCATCGCAGGAAAACAACTGGCGACAGTGAGCATCAAACCTCAGGTCATGCAGTTCCTGGATACCATCTCTTCCGGTGAAAATGAAGAGATCCATATTGAGGCCTGCTCTCTGGAAAAAGAATCCGGTCTGATAGGAAAATCTCTTCGAGAGAGCAATATCGGTCAGCACACAGGTGCCGTTATCATTGGAATCCTCGATGGCGAAGGTCGTCTTAAGAGTAATCAGTCCAACCGGAGTAACATCGCCACCATTGAACTCGAAGAAGGGGATGTTCTTATGGCCATGGGAAGCGAAGAACAGCATAAATCCCTGTTGAGATTTTCGAGGGAAAAATAAAAGACTCCCCGAGTGTCTCCGGGAGTCTTTATCTCACATCAGATAATTAACTCTCTTCTCTTAAGAGGTTCAGGGCAGAACCAGCCATGAACCAGCGTATCTGTTCTTCATTCAGTGTATGAACCGCTGTGACTGTTTCGATCGATCCGTCTTTGTGTGACAGAATCACCTGGATTGATGAGGATGGTGCCAGATTGCAGACGCCGGTCAGTGAAATACTGTCCTCTTCCTGAACCTTCTCATAATCTTCCGGGTTTTTAAAAGTCAAAGCCAGGAGTCCCTGTTTCTTTAG is drawn from Oceanispirochaeta sp. and contains these coding sequences:
- a CDS encoding TrkA family potassium uptake protein yields the protein MNPFQRFLLALGLIVILIFSGVTGYMVLEGWEFSDSLYMTFVTISTVGFAEVHPLTTEGRYFTIALILVSLLVIGYIITTLMSFLFEGQLLHAMRERRMKHFLMQMKDHFIICGFGEVGKETAEELNRHKIPFVIVDLSLTEADKSRYSSYAMIQGDASEEEILDQAKIMKARGLISCLPEDPQNVFTVLTARQMNPDLQIVSRASLKRTVQKLIKAGANRVITPKAIAGKQLATVSIKPQVMQFLDTISSGENEEIHIEACSLEKESGLIGKSLRESNIGQHTGAVIIGILDGEGRLKSNQSNRSNIATIELEEGDVLMAMGSEEQHKSLLRFSREK